A genome region from Nocardiopsis exhalans includes the following:
- a CDS encoding quinone oxidoreductase family protein has product MRAIVIEEYGGPEVLRLAETEAPVPGPGEVLVDVGARGVNFIDVYQRSGAYQVPLPYIPGMEAAGVVAALGEGVRDFEVGQRVAWAMASGGYADQAVVSASLLLPVPDAVSTEQAAALPLQGMTAHYLTHSVHPVAEGETVLVHAAAGGTGLLITQLAKARGARVIGTVSTEAKEHTAREAGADEIIRYTETPVAPAVRELTGGEGVAAVYDGVGRATFDASLESLRPRGVLALFGHSSGAVEPVDPQRLNTAGSVYLTRPSLAHFVADREELLGRAGDLFELVEQGRLDVRIGGRYELGDAGQAQADLASRETTGKLLLV; this is encoded by the coding sequence ATGCGCGCGATCGTGATCGAGGAGTACGGCGGCCCCGAGGTGCTGCGGCTGGCCGAGACCGAGGCACCCGTCCCGGGCCCGGGCGAGGTCCTCGTGGACGTCGGGGCCCGAGGCGTCAACTTCATCGACGTCTACCAGCGCAGCGGCGCCTACCAGGTGCCCCTCCCCTACATCCCCGGCATGGAGGCCGCCGGTGTGGTCGCCGCCCTGGGTGAGGGTGTGCGCGACTTCGAGGTGGGACAGCGGGTGGCCTGGGCGATGGCCTCGGGCGGCTACGCCGACCAGGCGGTGGTCAGCGCTTCCCTACTGCTGCCCGTGCCCGACGCCGTCAGTACCGAGCAGGCGGCCGCGCTGCCGCTCCAGGGGATGACCGCCCACTACCTCACCCACTCGGTGCACCCGGTGGCCGAGGGCGAGACCGTGCTGGTGCACGCCGCCGCGGGCGGTACCGGGCTGCTCATCACCCAGCTGGCCAAGGCGCGCGGCGCCCGGGTGATCGGCACCGTCTCCACCGAGGCCAAGGAGCACACCGCCCGGGAGGCTGGCGCCGACGAGATCATCCGCTACACCGAGACCCCGGTGGCCCCGGCCGTGCGTGAGCTCACCGGGGGCGAGGGCGTGGCGGCGGTCTACGACGGGGTCGGCCGGGCCACCTTCGACGCCAGCCTGGAGTCGTTGCGCCCGCGCGGCGTGCTGGCGCTGTTCGGCCATTCCAGCGGCGCGGTGGAGCCGGTGGACCCGCAGCGGCTCAACACCGCGGGTTCGGTGTACCTGACCCGTCCCTCGCTCGCCCACTTCGTGGCCGACCGCGAGGAGCTCCTGGGCCGGGCGGGCGACCTGTTCGAGCTGGTGGAACAGGGCCGCCTGGACGTGCGGATCGGCGGCCGCTACGAGCTCGGTGACGCCGGTCAGGCGCAGGCCGACCTGGCCTCGCGGGAGACCACCGGCAAACTGCTGCTGGTCTGA